In Microplitis demolitor isolate Queensland-Clemson2020A chromosome 9, iyMicDemo2.1a, whole genome shotgun sequence, one genomic interval encodes:
- the LOC128668554 gene encoding uncharacterized protein LOC128668554: MGQLPSACVRPSKTFLHTGIDYAGPVTLKTFQGRGAKTYKGWITVFVCLATSAIHIEIVTDYFTDAFDATFRRFISRSGTCSTLYSDCDDTDWKFNPPSTPHFGGKWKAVVKSIKFHLIRIIGESLSTYDQLATVLAQIEAVLNSRSVKPLSEDPADLTLTPGNFLIGELLIAVPGPLLLDNNSATLSRWQQSQQKFQRFWSRWSSEYLQRYQSISKQHNPQNDIKVGSLVLLTDEKFLL; encoded by the exons ATGGGACAATTGCCATCTGCTTGTGTACGACCATCTAAAACATTCCTACACACCGGAATAGATTACGCTGGGCCAGTAACACTCAAGACTTTTCAAGGTCGAGGTGCCAAAACCTATAAAGGATGGATCACTGTTTTTGTATGTCTCGCTACGTCCGCTATACACattgaaattgtcaccgaTTACTTTACTGATGCTTTTGACGCCACATTTCGAAGATTTATTAGTCGAAGCGGCACCTGCAGTACCCTATACTCggactgtg ATGACACAGACTGGAAGTTCAACCCACCAAGCACTCCCCACTTTGGTGGCAAGTGGAAAGCAGTTgtaaagtcaatcaagttTCATCTTATACGAATTATTGGTGAATCGCTATCGACTTACGACCAACTCGCTACAGTCTTAGCACAGATTGAGGCTGTGTTGAATTCAAGATCGGTTAAACCACTATCAGAAGATCCTGCAGATTTAACTCTAACTCCTGGAAATTTCCTCATCGGTGAACTGCTAATCGCTGTACCTGGACCCTTACTACTAGATAACAATTCAGCTACATTGTCACGCTGGCAACAATCGCAACAAAAGTTccagagattttggagtagatggtCATCGGAATATCTACAAAGGTATCAATCAATATCTAAGCAGCATAATCCCCAAAATGACATCAAAGTGGGTTCATTAGTcttgttgactgatgaaaAATTCCTGTTGTAA